ATAAAAATATAGTATTGTTAAATTTGGCATCTTTAAAATTAACTCCATCTAAATTTGCGGAGTCGAATATAGTATTTTCAAATACAGCATTGCTCATACTGCTCCCTTTTAAATTTGTGCCAATGAATTCTGACCATCTAAAAGTACACTTAAAAAAACCACATGACTTAAAATGCGCACCCCTAAAACTTACATAATCAAAATTTGAATTTGAAAAGTTGGTATTATAGCAATTGCTTCTCTGAAGATTTTGATACATAAAGTTCTTATCTTTCTTCTCTATATTATTGTAATGAAAGTTCCCCTTAACACTTTGATTCCTAGCCATTTCTACTGTTACCTCCATGGCAAATTTATTTTTGCCTTTTATTATTTTAATATACAAACTTTTAGTGATCCATTTTAAGTACCTACCAATGTTCTATTCATTATAATTGGTAAAGTCAGCATATTTTGAAATCTAGATATAATTATATACTATCTTTATAAATAAACAAAATAAATATGCACTTAAACAAATACTTTTGTAGCCACAAGGGCATTACTTGCGGCAACACAGCTTCAATTTGCACCAATATTTGTAGAGAGATAAAGTGTTTAAAAATTCACTTGCAGTAGTTACGGAAAACCATACAATAAGTGAATTGATTTTTTCTCAGTACGTTAAAAAAAGCTTATAAATCTAGAATTGAAATTTCAAGAAAACTAAGAACTTTAAATAACTCGCTGCCCGTAACAGATTTAAAGTTCTAAGCCTTCATGAAATTACAATTAAGATTTATTAAGCTTTTTTTAAATGCACATTCGAAAAATTTAATTCACTGGAGAGATGGTTGTATGAGGGATTGAGGTTTTAAGGGGGAAACTATATGGAGAGAGGGACTGTTCTCTCATTGCATTCGAGAAGGCGTGAACTGGGGATTTAATGATGTATTTAAATAGTTGGGTTATCTTATAAAGGATAATTTTTATGCTGTTGTTATAGATTTAAAAGGTTAGAAGGATTCGCTAGTTTTATAGATGATTTAGGTATAAGAGGAAACAGCAATATTGATTTTGTCATAGGAGAATTACTTGGGCTTTCTGATGCTGTTTTAAAAAGAGCAAACCATAAGTTGTGTTTTTCAAAAATGACTTTTCCTCATCAGCTTTTAGGGTTATGCTTTTAGATCAGGTTTACAGGGCATTTAGGATTAGTAGGGGAGAACCATACCACAAATGACGTAAATTGATTTTTTCTCAGTACGTTAAAAAAAGCTTATAAATCTAGAATTGAAATTTCAAGAAAACTAAGAACTTTAAATAACTCGCATACGCTCAGACAGATTTAAAGTTCTAAGCCTTCATGAAATTACAATTAAGATTTATTAAGCTTTTTTTAAATGCACATTCGAAAAATTAATTCACTAGAGAGATGGTTGTATGAGGGATTGAGGTACTGTTCTCTCATTGCATTCGAGAAGGCGTGGATTGGGTGAGAGAATAAGCTAAGCTTCGAAGGAAGATAATAACTTTAAATAACTGGCATACGTTCAGATAGATTTAAAGTTCTGGAGCTTCTAAAAATTATAATTAAGATTTAGTAAGCCTTTTTTAAATGCACATTCGAAAAATTTAATTCACTGGAGAGATGGTTGTATGAGGAGTTGAGGTTGTAAGGTGGATAATAAAAGGATATCCCTTACAACTGATACGGTGATCCGTATTATGTAAAAGGTATTAAACCCAATATGTCTTGTAGGCATAATAAAACATTCATGCAAGGTGATGGTTATTGTGAATACTTAATAACTGCTGAAGGTTAATATTTTTTGATTTAAGTATTCAAGAGTAGTGTGGAAAATTAGTAATTAAAGAATAAAGGGGTAATAAAATATGGTAAAGCCAATTGTAAAAGATATATTATTTTTAGGGCAAAAATCAGAGGAGACTACTAAAAATGATATATCAGTAGTTGATGATTTAATGGATACATTAAGAGCAAACTTAGAGATTTGTGTTGGGCTCGCTGGTAATATGATTGGAGTAAAAAAGCGTATATTGGTATTTGCGATAGGAAACTTTATTGTGCCTATGATAAATCCAGTTATATTAAAGAAAGAAAAGCCTCATGAAATAGAAGAGAGTTGTTTATCTTTAATTGGTTTTAGAAAAACAAAGAGATATGAAATGATAGAAGTGGAGTATCTTGATAGAAACTTTAAGAAGCAAAAACAAGTGTTTACTGGATTTACAGCACAAATAATTCAACATGAAATGGATCATTTTGAGGGGATAATAATCTAAGTGAATGGTTAAAACTTGAAGTTAAAATAATATTAATTATATTGTATATAGGGAAACATGGAATTATTTATTTATGGTAAAGTGAATGATATATAGTTTTTAAATCTTTTGCAAATTCCTTTTTATCTTTATCAGCAACATACTTTAATGTATTTCTTACTTGATGAACTATACAAAGTTGATATTCAGTATTTGGAAAAGCTGTTGATATAGACTCCCTTATTCCTGTAAGACCATCTGCACAAAGGATAAGAATAATCTTGAACACCTCTATTTTTTAATTCATTGAGAGTACTAAGCCAATATTTACTGTTTTCATTTTCTCCAATATTTATAGAAAGCACTTCTTTTCTGCCTTCATTATTTATCCTAAGAATAATGTAAGCTGCAAGTTTACGTATAATGTTATTTTCCCTTACGGAAAAATGAACTGCATCAATGAAAACAATTGGATATACTGTAGATAACGGTCTATGTTGCCATGCTTCTATTTTAGGAAGAAGTTTATTTGTTATATTTGAAACCATTCCTTCACTAACTTCAAACCCATATATGTCTTCAATTTGTTCTGAAATTTGCCTGGTACTTAATTCTTTAGAATACATAGAAATGATTTTTTCTTCTATACTAGAAATATCTTTCTGGTGTTTTTGTACTACTTTAGATTCAAAAGAACTTTCTCTATCGTGTGGTACATCTATAGTCATCTCACCATAGTTACTTCGAATCCTTTTTCATTTCTTGAGTTTGTAGTTTCAGCTCGTTCATATGGCTCATAGCCTAAATGCGCGTCCATTTCACCTTCATTCATTAGTTTTACCTTATAAATATCTTTTTTCTTGCTATAATAAAAGGCCTCCTATGATTTTTATTTTCCCATAGAAAGCCTTATGATTTTTATTTACAGACTTTTTTTCACACGCTCCTAGGCGAATCCATTATTTTTAGGATTCGCCTTCTTTTCCTCTACAACTAACATCTTACGTTAGTTAAATAATATAAAAAAAGTAGAAAGCAGATATTTGTATCTGTTTTTCTATTCTTTTACGAACTTGTTATTAATTATTGTTGTTTTGTTTCATGATGAAGTGGTGGTGGAACTAGCCAACCTTTATCTTTCATGATTTGTAATAATGCTGCTCCATCTTTTGCTTTTTTTGCACCCATTTGGCCAAATAATAATCCAACATCTTCACGAATTGATTGACTCATTCCTTGACTACTTGCTACAACACCTGATGCTATATCAGCAGCTACTATATAAGCTATTTGTGCATCTTGCAATCTCGCTCCAACTGGAATTTGTTCAAGGTCTGCTTCAGGTCGTTCTGCTGGTGTGGGTGGAACCGCGATATCGTTATGCTGTAATATTTCTTCTATTTCTTTTATTGATGGTTTGATTGATGATTTAATTACTTGTTTTAAAAATGCTTTTAACTCTTGGTCACCAGTATGATTAATAAAAACTTGATAATTGTCTAATGCACCTTTTGCAACTGATAAAGAGCTCCATAGTCCAAATACTTCTCCATAATGTAGAGGCTCATCTTGAGGATTTCCACTTAAAATTCCCATAATAATATTACTTCCTTTCGTTATTAGATTCATACAACTCTCCTTGTCTTTGAATAATCACAAAACTATTATTTGACTAATAGTAGATTTTATACATATGATGTGGTAGAAGAATTGTTAATTATGGGAGAGAAAGTAAGTAGTAGTAACTACCAAGATGCAGAAGATAAACAAACTGTTTAATAATCGGGTTAAATCGATATTCTTTGATTTTACAGATATTAATACCTTTTACAAAGCACTAAAAGATGTAGGTAGAGTATTTCTTATGGGTACTACACATGTTGGAAAACCAAAAAAGTTATTTTTATGGGGGCAACATGACTATTGAAGTATTATGGAAAAGAATAAAGAATTCGAAAAAATCAATTCACTGGAGAGATAGATGTATGAGGGATTGAGGTTGTAAGGGGAAAGTTAAATGGAGAGATGGACTGTTCTCACATTGCATTCGAGAAGGCGTGAACTGGGTGAGAAGATGGAAGCTTAAAGAAACTAATAACTTTAAATAAATTGTATACACTCAGACAGATTTAAAGTTCTGGGGATTCTTCTTCAGTTTTTGCTATAACAATATAGCAAAAGTATATTATTAGATAATCTTGGAGTTGATATATTTGAGAGTATATAATATTAATTAAGAAAATAGTGTTATTGAAATTGAAAGGAAAGATGTATATGGAAGGTGATTATACTATTGGGGATTTGGTAAAGAAGTTAAACATAAATAAGGAGACTATAAGGTACTATGAAAAAATCGGCTTACTTTCTGAGCCTAAAAAGAATGCAAACGGATATAGAATATATTCAGAAAAAGATATAGAGATGATTAGATTTATATGTATAATTAAAAATTTTGGTTTCTCGTTGAGGGAAATAAGTATATTAATACACGACGAAATATTATGTGGAAATATTGAAGATATCAAAAGGATTGTTGAAGGTAAAATAAATGAATTAAGTGTAAAAATAAATAAATTAGAAGAAACTAAGAAGCTACTTGAAAAAGTTAAGAGAAGTTTATTATCAAAAGATATGGAAGGTTGTAAAGACATGGAGATTTATTTGAAGAAATAGTCTTGACTGTGTACCATAGTACTTAGTCTATAATACCATTAGAGACCAGAATATCCGTTTTAGAAAAAGTAATTTTTTAAATACGATAAGGTGAAAATTACTTGAAAATATTAATAAAAGGAGAGGCTTTTATGGTAATAGATAAGGATACAATACTATATTATTCAGGAACAGGTAATAGTTTTCAAGTAGCTAAGGATATAAATAGTGAACTAAGAGGATTTAAGTTATGTAATATATCTTCAATTATTACAGAAGAGAAAATAAAAATTGAAGGGAAAGTACTTGGAATAGTTTTCCCAGTAGTTTATGCACGGTTACCATTGATATTAGAAAGATTCTTAGAAAAGCTAGAAATTACTAAAGATATATATGTTTTTGCAGTAGCAACCCATGGAGGAGCTCCTGCTGAAGTATTAATTAAATTGAGAAAAGCATTAAAAAATAAAGGTATAGTATTAAATTCAGGCTTTTTAATCCATATGCCAGGAAACAATATTTTCGCATATGGGGCAAATTCTATTAAAAAACAAAACAAGGCTTTTGAAAGGGAAAAGAAAAGAATAAAGAAGATAGCTCATTTAGTTAGTGAAAGAAAAAACTGCAAATGTGAATTAAGTAAAATAATGATTGATACATTAATCGATAGAGTTTTTATTAATATGACAGATAAGATAGTAGGAAATCTTCATTTAAGGGATGAAGATTTTTGGGTTAATGATAATTGTAATAGTTGTAAATTATGTGAAAGAATTTGCCCAGTTAATAACATAGAATTTATTACTGATAAACCAATATGGAATCATAATTGTGAGCAATGTGCAGCTTGTATTCAATATTGCCCTAAGCAAGCCATTCAATGGAGAAATAAAACTTCTAAAAGAAGGCGCTATAAAAATCCTAATATTAATGTGATTGAGATAACTCACTGGAAAGATGGCAGTATGAGGAGTTGAGCTTGTTAAAGTATATGAAGAGAGGGAATGTTCTCTCATTGCATTTGAGAATACGTTAGATTTATATGATATAAAACGTGCAGACAAAATGAAGTATACAAGAGGTAGAGATGTAGAATTACCACAATGCTGCATTTTAAGTGAACATGGGCATTTTCTTTTATATTATAATGGCTTTTTTTATGATAATATACATGGAATTTTTACGGAATATGATTTTTCTAGGTTAGTAGCATATTTAGAAATAAATATTTGATATCATAAATTTAAATAAAAAATAGTAGCCTTCAATTACTAGGAAGGTATACTATTTTTTTTATAGGTAATATTTAAATTTCTAATAAATATTAATGTGGTAAATGTAACATATTATTAATTAAATTACAAATAAAATATACAAATTTTTGAAAAGAACATTTATAACGAATTAAATAAATGTTATAATAAAAATATACAAGAAAAAAGTATTATATTGACTAATTGTGGAGCTGAGTTGTAAAAATTTCAAAGTATAAAACCTATAGCTTGTATATTTTTTAATAGGCTTTTTTTGTTTTTAAATAAATTAAGAATAAAAAGAGAGTCAACAAAGATATCCGGTGAAAAATATAAAACCCTATCCAATATAAAGATAGGTAAAGCTAGATTTTAAGAATTATACAAGACACTAAAAACAAAGGAAAAAGGGAGAAAGATGGACAAAATGAAAATAAAAAAATTATTTCAGGTATTTACTATTATTTTTGCTAGTTTTATGCTACTAACGGCTTGCACTAGTGGGAATAAAGACTCAGAAGCAAAACTATGGGACTCTAAAACCAAAACTTACACTGATGATGTAGTGAAAATGACATATATCAAAACTCGAGTGCACGATATTGAGTATAATGCTTGGGAGGAAAATAAGGATGTAGACCTTAAGACTATTAACCTTGATGGAAAAGATAGAATTGCAGTCCGTGTTTATTGGAAGTTAGAGAATAATTCTGGAAGTACAATTTCTTTTAAAAGACTTTATGCGCACGCCATTAATGGTATTCCTTCAGTCAGTTCTGTAACCCAGGGTGGTAAAAAAAAGACTTTGGTACGTATTACAACTAGTGCTTGGCCAATTGAAAAAGGATATGATAAAAGCCACGAAGATTTGAAGCCTGGTGAATCCGTTAAGACATTTGATACGTATATACTAGATGATACAACAACTCCAATTGTAGTTTATTTTAATAAGTATGGAGAAGACAAAAGCGAGGGCAGTTATAAGATAAGTTGGGAAGGATCACAAATTACTACTAATCAATTAACATTAGATGCTATTAATAACTCAAATAAAATGGCAGAAACCAATAAAAAGAAGGAAGCAGACATAGATGATAAAATTACAAAAGTCTTTGATGGTATTGCAGTAGATAAGGATGCTAAATCAACATGGACAAAAGCAGATTATGATGCACTGGTAAAGGACTATGGTTCTGGTACTAAGCTGACAGATATTATTGCGAAATACCCACATCCTAGTTATAAGTATAAGGATGGAGGAGATATTTCGTTGCAATATGGAAAGCCAGAAGGTGATAATTTTGTATCTCTTAGTTTTCAACGAATAACAGGAACGTCTGATTTTGAATTGGTTAGTAAAAAAGAAAATGGTCTAAGGTAAAAACAAAGGTAGAGTAAGGTAATTATTCAAATTTAATAAGCCTCAGTAGTGGTATAGTTTGACTGCTACTGAGGCTTATGGTTTATGTATTTTTTACTAAAATCATTAAGCTATATATAAAAAAAGTATTAGTGTATAATTACAATATTGAAGTGGTGTTTAATTATCACCTATTTTAATTGAATACAGTTACGGTGGGGCAATAGTATAAATCAAATCCATATATAACAAAGGGGAAAGCATTATGCAAGTAAATAGATTATTTGAAATCATATATATTCTTTTAGAGAAAAATATTGTAACAGCAAAAGAATTATCAGAACGATTTGAAGTATCGCAAAGAACTATTTATAGAGATATTGAAGCACTTTCTACAGCAGGAATCCCAGTATATATGAGTAAAGGAAAAGGTGGAGGCATATCTATATTACCGAACTTTATATTGAATAAAGCTATACTAACAGAAGAAGAAAAGTCAGAAATATTATCATCTATAAGAGCTGTTAATGCTGTGAGTTTTAATGCTTCGGAATCTGAAAAGGTTCTTAGAAAGTTAAATAATATGTTAGGTGAAAATGATACTGATTGGATAGAAGTTGATTTTTCAAATTGGGGAAATGCAGGAAAAGAAGTGGAAACTTTTAATAATATTAAAGCTGCAATATTAAGTAAAAAAGTAGTAAAGTTTGATTACAGCAGTGGGAAGGGTGAAAATATTAGTAGGGAAGTATGCCCATTAAAGTTGTATTTCAAGGGACAAAGTTGGTATATGTATGGATATTGTAAAATGCGAAAAGATTATAGATTTTTTAAATTAAGAAGGGTGAAAAATTTATATATGATAGAAGAGAGTTTTAATATGAAATCGCCAAAAAATATAAAGAAGGAAGATAATATTTTTAATGATGAATTCATTACTTTAAAAATGAAAATTTCTTCTAAAATGGAGTATAGAATATATGATGAATTTGAAGATTTTAAGAAGCTAGATGATGGAAGTTTTATTGTTACTACTAAATACCCAAAGGGGGAATGGCTTTTTGGTTATATATCTTCATTTGGAGAGGAATGCGAGGTTTTAGAGCCACAAGAAATAAGAAAAGAAATAAGAAATAGAATTAAAAGAATGCTTTTTAATTATTCTTAATATGACATGTAGTTGTCATATTAAGCTTAGTATAATAACCTTATCAAATATATGGAGGTTATGAATATGAAGTATGAGATTGTTAGCTTAAAAGAAAAAATAGTAGTTGGGGTTAGTGCTATTACAGGTAATGATGATCCTAATATGGGAAAAACTATTGGAGGTCTTTGGGAAAAGTTATATCAAGGTGGTATTAATAGAACAATAAGAAATAAAGTGAATGAATATGCTATAGGACTTTATTCAGATTATGAAGATAATAAATATTTAGTTACAGCAGGAAATGAGGTTAGTAAGGCTGAAAATGAAGGGCTTACAATAAAGAAAATTCCTGCAGGCAAATATGCTAAGTTTTCTATTGAAGGACATATGGAAAAAGCGGTTGCAGAAGCTTGGAATAAAATTTGGGAAATGGATTTAGAGAGAACCTATAAAGCGGATTTTGAAGAGTATTTGAATTCAGATTTTGATAATGCTAAGATTGATATTTATATTTCGCTTAAATAATAACAGATGGTTGTTTAGAAAGGAGTTACGATTATGCATAATGTATTGGTAAAGGGGATACTATCCAGTAGTAATGGAATGAATATTTATAGAGGATGTACTCATGGATGTATATATTGTGACTCCAGAAGTCTTTGCTACGGAATGGGCCATATTTTTGAAGACATAGAGGTTAAGGTTAATGGGCCACAGATATTAGAGGATACGCTTAGGAGAAAAAGAAAAAAGTGTATGATTGGAACTGGTGCAATGACTGATCCTTACATTCATCTAGAAGAAAAACTTAAAAACACAAGAAAATGTTTAGAGATAATTGATAAGTATGGATTTGGATTATCGATATTAACTAAATCAAATAGAATATTAAGAGATTTGGATTTGCTAAAAAGTAT
The Clostridium felsineum DSM 794 DNA segment above includes these coding regions:
- a CDS encoding EFR1 family ferrodoxin (N-terminal region resembles flavodoxins. C-terminal ferrodoxin region binds two 4Fe-4S clusters.) codes for the protein MVIDKDTILYYSGTGNSFQVAKDINSELRGFKLCNISSIITEEKIKIEGKVLGIVFPVVYARLPLILERFLEKLEITKDIYVFAVATHGGAPAEVLIKLRKALKNKGIVLNSGFLIHMPGNNIFAYGANSIKKQNKAFEREKKRIKKIAHLVSERKNCKCELSKIMIDTLIDRVFINMTDKIVGNLHLRDEDFWVNDNCNSCKLCERICPVNNIEFITDKPIWNHNCEQCAACIQYCPKQAIQWRNKTSKRRRYKNPNINVIEITHWKDGSMRS
- a CDS encoding GyrI-like domain-containing protein; its protein translation is MKYEIVSLKEKIVVGVSAITGNDDPNMGKTIGGLWEKLYQGGINRTIRNKVNEYAIGLYSDYEDNKYLVTAGNEVSKAENEGLTIKKIPAGKYAKFSIEGHMEKAVAEAWNKIWEMDLERTYKADFEEYLNSDFDNAKIDIYISLK
- a CDS encoding peptide deformylase, coding for MVKPIVKDILFLGQKSEETTKNDISVVDDLMDTLRANLEICVGLAGNMIGVKKRILVFAIGNFIVPMINPVILKKEKPHEIEESCLSLIGFRKTKRYEMIEVEYLDRNFKKQKQVFTGFTAQIIQHEMDHFEGIII
- a CDS encoding DUF5067 domain-containing protein, producing MKIKKLFQVFTIIFASFMLLTACTSGNKDSEAKLWDSKTKTYTDDVVKMTYIKTRVHDIEYNAWEENKDVDLKTINLDGKDRIAVRVYWKLENNSGSTISFKRLYAHAINGIPSVSSVTQGGKKKTLVRITTSAWPIEKGYDKSHEDLKPGESVKTFDTYILDDTTTPIVVYFNKYGEDKSEGSYKISWEGSQITTNQLTLDAINNSNKMAETNKKKEADIDDKITKVFDGIAVDKDAKSTWTKADYDALVKDYGSGTKLTDIIAKYPHPSYKYKDGGDISLQYGKPEGDNFVSLSFQRITGTSDFELVSKKENGLR
- a CDS encoding MerR family transcriptional regulator — protein: MEGDYTIGDLVKKLNINKETIRYYEKIGLLSEPKKNANGYRIYSEKDIEMIRFICIIKNFGFSLREISILIHDEILCGNIEDIKRIVEGKINELSVKINKLEETKKLLEKVKRSLLSKDMEGCKDMEIYLKK
- a CDS encoding helix-turn-helix transcriptional regulator; translated protein: MQVNRLFEIIYILLEKNIVTAKELSERFEVSQRTIYRDIEALSTAGIPVYMSKGKGGGISILPNFILNKAILTEEEKSEILSSIRAVNAVSFNASESEKVLRKLNNMLGENDTDWIEVDFSNWGNAGKEVETFNNIKAAILSKKVVKFDYSSGKGENISREVCPLKLYFKGQSWYMYGYCKMRKDYRFFKLRRVKNLYMIEESFNMKSPKNIKKEDNIFNDEFITLKMKISSKMEYRIYDEFEDFKKLDDGSFIVTTKYPKGEWLFGYISSFGEECEVLEPQEIRKEIRNRIKRMLFNYS
- a CDS encoding DUF3231 family protein, which encodes MNLITKGSNIIMGILSGNPQDEPLHYGEVFGLWSSLSVAKGALDNYQVFINHTGDQELKAFLKQVIKSSIKPSIKEIEEILQHNDIAVPPTPAERPEADLEQIPVGARLQDAQIAYIVAADIASGVVASSQGMSQSIREDVGLLFGQMGAKKAKDGAALLQIMKDKGWLVPPPLHHETKQQ
- a CDS encoding pentapeptide repeat-containing protein, which gives rise to MARNQSVKGNFHYNNIEKKDKNFMYQNLQRSNCYNTNFSNSNFDYVSFRGAHFKSCGFFKCTFRWSEFIGTNLKGSSMSNAVFENTIFDSANLDGVNFKDAKFNNTIFLSTDIEKARNLDSKNPNIKIFHEMPQLEISAELAKAVETVMKNEYVKKARVLDTKEGTFNPLSLMILLNIFDEATLIKGLNIIAVQQNRSFHTLSYVIKLLKKYKVDGTL